In one window of Mycobacteriales bacterium DNA:
- a CDS encoding WhiB family transcriptional regulator: MDWRHRALCRDEDPELFFPIGTTGPAAQQVEEAKAVCKRCDVVAECLQWALETGQDAGVWGGTSEDERRALKRRNARTRARIA; the protein is encoded by the coding sequence ATGGACTGGCGCCACCGCGCGCTCTGCCGTGACGAGGACCCCGAGCTCTTCTTCCCGATCGGGACCACCGGCCCGGCCGCGCAGCAGGTCGAGGAGGCCAAGGCCGTCTGCAAGCGCTGCGACGTCGTCGCCGAGTGCCTCCAGTGGGCGCTGGAGACCGGCCAGGACGCCGGCGTCTGGGGCGGGACCAGCGAGGACGAGCGCCGCGCGCTCAAGCGTCGCAACGCCCGCACCCGCGCCCGCATCGCCTGA
- a CDS encoding STAS domain-containing protein: MNHVGEVAVVRCTGDLDLAALETVAEAVRNALATRPTGLVLDLGGVGFCDTVGLRLLLSTAAKARAQGCSVGLAAVRPGVAEFLTRVCADRSLPSFADVADAIEGLMFAGDWR; this comes from the coding sequence GTGAACCACGTGGGGGAGGTCGCCGTGGTGCGCTGCACCGGCGACCTGGACCTCGCCGCGCTGGAGACGGTGGCCGAGGCGGTGCGCAACGCGCTCGCGACCCGGCCGACCGGGCTGGTGCTCGACCTCGGCGGCGTGGGGTTCTGCGACACGGTCGGGCTGCGGCTGCTGCTGTCCACGGCGGCGAAGGCGCGCGCGCAGGGCTGCTCGGTCGGCCTGGCGGCGGTGCGCCCCGGGGTGGCGGAGTTCCTGACGCGGGTCTGCGCGGACCGTTCGCTGCCGTCGTTCGCCGACGTCGCCGACGCGATCGAGGGCCTGATGTTCGCGGGGGACTGGCGGTAG
- a CDS encoding histidine kinase N-terminal domain-containing protein has product MSTLRTLAARRSDLRDADVDHLHCLVAEWQLLADLSFADLLLFLRDGDELVTVAQMRPSTGQTIYNDDMVGSVVPARERKMADLAFREERICREGDPEWETGVPVREEAIPVRHDGRVVAVVSRDSNLASVRVPSQLELTYLQTAGDLARMIAEGTFPVAGAGPESDLVLRVGDGMLRLDADGRVEYASPNALSAYRRLGISRNLLGVHLGDLGLDDKRIYGVLDTRVPAEHEVEANGAVVARRAIPLLDGGSVIGALVLVRDITELRRRDRQLLTMDATIREIHHRVKNNLQTVAALLRLQARRSTAPEARAALEESVRRVSSIALVHETLSQALDDAVAFDEIADKVMAMVGDVASPERAVTARRSGSAGLLPAAVATPLALVLAELLQNAAEHAFTGGRGGTVEVRLDRRPTGLRVTVVDDGGGLPEGFAVDGSKRLGLQIVRTLVVGELGGAIEMGRGDTGGTSVVLDVPLTTAAH; this is encoded by the coding sequence GTGAGCACGCTACGGACGCTGGCGGCGCGGCGTAGCGACCTGCGCGACGCGGACGTCGACCACCTGCACTGCCTCGTCGCCGAGTGGCAGCTCCTGGCCGACCTGTCGTTCGCGGACCTGCTGCTGTTCCTGCGCGACGGCGACGAGCTGGTGACCGTCGCCCAGATGCGCCCCTCGACCGGCCAGACGATCTACAACGACGACATGGTCGGGTCGGTCGTGCCCGCGCGCGAGCGCAAGATGGCCGACCTGGCGTTCCGCGAGGAACGCATCTGCCGCGAGGGCGACCCCGAGTGGGAGACCGGCGTGCCGGTGCGCGAGGAGGCGATCCCGGTGCGGCACGACGGCCGCGTCGTCGCCGTCGTCTCCCGCGACTCCAACCTCGCGTCGGTGCGGGTGCCCAGCCAGCTCGAGCTCACCTACCTCCAGACCGCCGGCGACCTGGCGCGGATGATCGCAGAGGGGACGTTCCCGGTGGCGGGCGCGGGGCCGGAGTCGGACCTGGTGCTGCGCGTCGGCGACGGCATGCTGCGTCTCGACGCCGACGGCCGCGTCGAGTACGCCTCCCCGAACGCGCTGTCCGCCTACCGCCGCCTCGGCATCTCCCGCAACCTCCTCGGCGTCCACCTCGGCGACCTCGGCCTAGACGACAAGCGCATCTACGGCGTCCTCGACACCCGCGTCCCCGCCGAGCACGAGGTCGAGGCGAACGGCGCCGTCGTCGCCCGCCGCGCCATCCCGCTGCTCGACGGCGGGTCGGTCATCGGCGCGCTCGTGCTCGTGCGCGACATCACCGAGCTGCGCCGCCGTGACCGGCAGCTCCTCACCATGGACGCGACCATCCGCGAGATCCACCACCGGGTGAAGAACAACCTCCAGACCGTGGCGGCGTTGCTGCGGCTCCAGGCCCGCCGGTCCACCGCGCCCGAGGCGCGGGCGGCGTTGGAGGAGTCGGTACGCCGCGTCAGCTCCATCGCGCTCGTGCACGAGACGTTGTCGCAGGCGCTGGACGACGCGGTGGCGTTCGACGAGATCGCCGACAAGGTGATGGCGATGGTCGGCGACGTCGCATCGCCGGAACGCGCCGTGACCGCGCGGCGTTCGGGCTCCGCCGGGCTGCTGCCCGCCGCCGTCGCGACGCCGTTGGCGCTGGTGCTGGCCGAGCTGCTCCAGAACGCCGCGGAGCACGCGTTCACCGGCGGTCGCGGCGGGACCGTGGAGGTCCGGCTGGACCGGCGGCCCACCGGGCTGCGGGTGACGGTCGTGGACGACGGCGGCGGGCTGCCGGAGGGGTTCGCGGTCGACGGCTCGAAGCGGCTGGGGCTCCAGATTGTCCGGACGCTCGTGGTCGGCGAGCTCGGCGGCGCGATCGAGATGGGTCGCGGCGACACCGGCGGCACGTCCGTCGTCCTCGACGTCCCGCTCACCACCGCCGCCCACTGA